Proteins co-encoded in one Actinomadura luteofluorescens genomic window:
- a CDS encoding MBL fold metallo-hydrolase, which translates to MAAPVVEQPTDWTEPGAHPVAPGVHRIPLALPIPSLHAVNVYVIEDAEGLVVVDSGWAMPDTKASLEAALSVLGHRLDDVAQFLVTHAHWDHYSQALALRESFGTRVRIGRGERPSIEAFDTRRGLHPRQVELLRRCGADEVADEIAGRPVERSEQDVPHTMPDAWLDDGERVALTERGLDVFATPGHTRGHIVLRDAAAGLLFAGDHILPHITPSIGLETEPEPKPLRSYLESLRLVRDMPDTVLLPAHGPVRPSVHTRIDELLEHHAERLDAAAAQVRAGRATAFEVAAAMPWTRRRRSLGDLDAFSRMLAVLEIEAHLDVLADRGVLDAHEEGGVRRYAAGR; encoded by the coding sequence GTGGCGGCACCGGTCGTGGAGCAGCCGACTGACTGGACCGAGCCGGGCGCTCATCCGGTGGCGCCGGGGGTGCACCGGATCCCCCTGGCGCTGCCGATCCCGTCGCTGCACGCCGTCAACGTGTACGTCATCGAGGACGCCGAAGGCCTCGTGGTCGTGGACTCCGGCTGGGCCATGCCCGACACGAAGGCCTCGCTCGAAGCCGCCCTCTCCGTCCTCGGGCACCGGCTGGACGACGTAGCGCAGTTCCTCGTCACCCATGCCCACTGGGACCACTACTCGCAGGCCCTGGCGCTGCGCGAGTCGTTCGGGACGCGGGTGCGGATCGGGCGGGGCGAGCGGCCGTCGATCGAGGCGTTCGACACCCGCCGCGGACTGCACCCCCGGCAGGTGGAGCTGCTGCGCCGGTGCGGCGCGGACGAGGTGGCCGACGAGATCGCGGGCCGGCCCGTGGAGCGTTCCGAACAGGACGTCCCGCACACCATGCCCGACGCGTGGCTGGACGACGGGGAGCGCGTCGCCCTGACGGAACGGGGCCTGGACGTGTTCGCCACCCCGGGGCACACGCGCGGCCACATCGTCCTGCGCGACGCGGCGGCCGGGCTGCTGTTCGCCGGTGACCACATCCTGCCGCACATCACGCCGTCGATCGGGCTGGAGACCGAGCCCGAGCCCAAGCCGCTGCGCAGCTACCTGGAGTCGCTGCGGCTGGTCCGCGACATGCCGGACACCGTGCTGCTGCCCGCGCACGGTCCCGTGAGGCCGAGCGTCCACACCCGGATCGACGAGCTGCTGGAGCACCACGCCGAACGGCTGGACGCCGCCGCCGCGCAGGTCCGCGCCGGGCGCGCCACGGCGTTCGAGGTGGCGGCGGCGATGCCGTGGACGCGCCGCAGGCGCAGCCTCGGCGACCTGGACGCCTTCAGCCGGATGCTGGCCGTGCTGGAGATCGAGGCGCATCTGGACGTCCTCGCCGACCGCGGCGTGCTGGACGCCCACGAGGAGGGCGGCGTCCGCCGCTACGCCGCCG
- a CDS encoding PadR family transcriptional regulator, giving the protein MARRRKVSNLLGLAVLSTVTARPMHPYEMASLMRARGKDRDMDIKWGSLYTVVGNLEKHGFLAVEGSAREGARPERTVYGITDAGRDELADWVRELIGVPERERPRFEAGLSVLGALGPDEVAALLRGRLDAMEREIAADQAALEAEEEVPRLFLLESEYDLAMRRAEAAWVRGLLAEIEDGTLPHLDLWRSFHATGEMPPEIAELAERGAPEE; this is encoded by the coding sequence ATGGCCAGGCGGCGCAAGGTGAGCAACCTGCTGGGGCTCGCCGTGCTGTCGACCGTCACCGCCAGGCCGATGCACCCGTACGAGATGGCGTCGCTGATGCGCGCTCGCGGCAAGGACCGCGACATGGACATCAAGTGGGGCTCGCTCTACACCGTGGTCGGCAACCTGGAGAAGCACGGCTTCCTGGCCGTCGAGGGGAGTGCGCGGGAAGGGGCGCGGCCCGAGCGCACCGTCTACGGCATCACCGACGCGGGACGCGACGAGCTGGCCGACTGGGTCCGGGAGCTGATCGGGGTGCCCGAGCGCGAGCGGCCGCGGTTCGAGGCGGGTCTCTCGGTGCTCGGCGCCCTCGGCCCCGACGAGGTGGCGGCGCTGCTGCGCGGCCGCCTCGACGCGATGGAGCGGGAGATCGCCGCCGACCAGGCGGCCCTGGAGGCCGAGGAGGAGGTGCCGCGCCTCTTCCTGCTGGAGTCCGAGTACGACCTCGCGATGCGGCGCGCCGAGGCCGCCTGGGTGCGCGGCCTCCTCGCCGAGATCGAGGACGGCACGCTGCCGCACCTCGACCTGTGGCGCTCCTTCCACGCGACCGGCGAGATGCCGCCCGAGATCGCCGAGCTGGCGGAGAGGGGAGCCCCGGAGGAGTAG
- a CDS encoding ATP-binding cassette domain-containing protein has translation MAHAIEAEGLVKNYPGDVRALDGLSITVGRGEILGLLGPNGAGKSTTVKILTTLIRPDAGAAAVAGHDVLRRPDRVRRVIGVVSQRSGADPEASGRDNLVLQGRLYGMGGARVRGRAAELLARFGLEDAAGRPVKTYSGGMRRRLDVALGLVHRPQVLFLDEPTTGLDPEARASMWAEIARLAGDDALAILLTTHYLEEADRLARRLAIVDRGRVVVQGTPDALKGELRGDAVHVEWREAPPEAPVREALGRLPGVREVVLDGPRLSARADDGASAVPAVLAALDQAGVPAAAATVARPSLDDVYLRYAGRRFAGAGAPDLAGTASGGAR, from the coding sequence ATGGCGCATGCCATCGAGGCCGAGGGCCTCGTGAAGAACTACCCCGGCGACGTCCGGGCCCTGGACGGCCTGTCGATCACGGTCGGGCGGGGCGAGATCCTCGGGCTGCTCGGCCCCAACGGGGCGGGCAAGTCCACCACCGTCAAGATCCTCACCACGCTGATCCGGCCGGACGCGGGCGCCGCGGCCGTGGCCGGGCACGACGTGCTGCGCAGGCCCGACCGGGTCCGCCGCGTCATCGGCGTGGTGTCGCAGCGGTCCGGCGCCGACCCCGAGGCGAGCGGCCGCGACAACCTTGTCCTGCAGGGCCGCCTCTACGGGATGGGCGGTGCGCGGGTGCGCGGCCGCGCGGCCGAGCTGCTCGCCCGTTTCGGGCTGGAGGACGCGGCGGGCAGGCCGGTGAAGACCTACTCCGGCGGCATGCGGCGGCGGCTCGACGTCGCGCTCGGCCTCGTCCACCGGCCGCAGGTGCTGTTCCTGGACGAGCCGACCACCGGCCTGGACCCCGAGGCCCGCGCGTCGATGTGGGCCGAGATCGCGCGGCTGGCGGGCGACGACGCGCTCGCGATCCTGCTGACCACCCACTACCTGGAGGAGGCCGACCGGCTCGCGCGGCGGCTGGCGATCGTCGACCGGGGCCGCGTCGTGGTGCAGGGCACCCCCGACGCCCTCAAGGGCGAGCTGCGCGGCGACGCCGTCCACGTGGAATGGCGGGAGGCGCCGCCCGAGGCGCCGGTGCGGGAGGCGCTCGGCCGGCTGCCCGGCGTGCGCGAGGTCGTGCTGGACGGGCCGCGCCTGAGCGCCCGCGCCGACGACGGAGCGTCGGCCGTGCCCGCCGTCCTCGCGGCCCTCGACCAGGCGGGCGTCCCCGCCGCGGCGGCGACCGTCGCGCGGCCGTCCCTTGACGATGTGTACCTGCGCTACGCAGGACGCCGGTTCGCGGGGGCCGGCGCCCCCGACCTCGCCGGGACCGCCTCGGGAGGCGCCCGATGA
- a CDS encoding ABC transporter permease, with translation MTALATGTWWMTHRRLSALVRNPAVVVMTLAQPMIWLFLFGELFRKVVELPGFGAPSYLDYIVPGVVVMNAVSLNSFAGMATMDEIERGTLDRFLVTPVRRGAIANAGVVEQALSTAFQSMVIIGLGRVAGAHYPGGPAGPAVLVAASVLIGIVLAALSNTLALLVRDRNTIIGLNVMLLLPLTFLSSAFMAKGLMPSWMRHVAEGNPVSWALDAARGALADDPDWATVATHGGGLLALAAAAVGLAVHSLRSYQRSQ, from the coding sequence ATGACCGCGCTCGCGACCGGTACCTGGTGGATGACGCACCGGCGGCTTTCGGCGCTGGTGCGCAACCCCGCCGTCGTCGTCATGACGCTGGCGCAACCGATGATCTGGCTGTTCCTGTTCGGCGAGCTGTTCAGGAAGGTGGTCGAGCTGCCCGGGTTCGGCGCGCCGTCCTACCTGGACTACATCGTGCCCGGCGTGGTGGTCATGAACGCGGTGTCGCTGAACTCCTTCGCCGGGATGGCGACCATGGACGAGATCGAGCGCGGCACCCTCGACCGGTTCCTCGTCACGCCGGTGCGGCGGGGCGCGATCGCGAACGCCGGCGTCGTCGAGCAGGCCCTCAGCACGGCGTTCCAGTCGATGGTGATCATCGGGCTGGGCCGGGTGGCGGGCGCGCACTATCCGGGCGGGCCCGCGGGCCCGGCGGTGCTGGTCGCCGCGTCGGTGCTGATCGGCATCGTGCTCGCCGCGCTGTCCAACACGCTCGCGCTCCTCGTCCGCGACCGCAACACGATCATCGGCCTGAACGTGATGCTGCTGCTGCCGCTGACGTTCCTGTCGTCGGCGTTCATGGCCAAGGGGCTGATGCCGTCCTGGATGCGGCATGTGGCGGAGGGGAACCCGGTGAGCTGGGCCCTGGACGCGGCACGCGGCGCGCTCGCCGACGATCCCGACTGGGCGACGGTCGCGACGCACGGCGGAGGGCTGCTCGCCCTGGCCGCGGCCGCGGTCGGGCTCGCGGTCCACTCGCTCCGGAGCTACCAGAGATCCCAGTGA
- a CDS encoding M20/M25/M40 family metallo-hydrolase, with the protein MGGRADATGGDRAGAEAAAICADLIRFATVNRGEGVAEPERPAAEHVAGLLDEVGVETSIVEAAPGRASVLARIPGTDPSHPAFLVHGHLDVVPADPADWTVPPFSGEVRDGCVWGRGAVDMKGSLAMTLATVRARLREGRRTRGDLVLAFLADEECTGDYGSRYVAREHRGLFEGCTEAISESGGFSVDAGGARIYPIATGERGTTWMRLTARGTAGHGSKPAPDNAVAEIAHAVSRLAAHEWPVRLTPGVRALLDGLADALGTSIDHDRLDAEAARLGRAGHLFAGTIRNSANPTRLDAGYKVNVVPGTATAQVDGRYLPGTGEEYLATIDRLLGPKVTREFINYEEAPAADPAGPTFAALAGALRAEDALARPVPYVMAGGTDAKSFHRIGITSFGFAPLLLGPDLDYFGMFHGVDERVPLDGLAFGTRVLDRFLDTR; encoded by the coding sequence GTGGGGGGCAGGGCGGACGCGACCGGCGGCGACCGGGCGGGCGCCGAGGCGGCGGCGATCTGCGCGGACCTGATCAGGTTCGCCACCGTGAACCGGGGCGAGGGGGTGGCCGAGCCGGAGCGTCCGGCCGCCGAGCACGTCGCCGGCCTGCTGGACGAGGTGGGCGTCGAGACGTCGATCGTGGAGGCGGCCCCGGGCCGCGCGAGCGTGCTCGCCCGCATACCCGGCACCGATCCGTCCCATCCGGCGTTCCTGGTCCACGGGCACCTGGACGTGGTGCCCGCGGACCCGGCGGACTGGACGGTCCCGCCGTTCTCGGGCGAGGTGCGGGACGGATGCGTGTGGGGGCGCGGCGCCGTCGACATGAAGGGCAGCCTCGCGATGACGCTCGCGACCGTGCGGGCGCGGCTGCGCGAGGGGCGGCGCACGCGCGGCGACCTCGTGCTGGCGTTCCTGGCCGACGAGGAGTGCACCGGCGACTACGGCTCCCGGTACGTGGCGCGCGAGCACCGCGGGTTGTTCGAGGGCTGCACGGAGGCGATCAGCGAGTCCGGCGGGTTCAGCGTGGACGCCGGAGGAGCGCGGATCTACCCGATCGCGACCGGCGAGCGCGGCACGACCTGGATGCGGCTGACGGCGCGCGGGACCGCCGGGCACGGCTCCAAGCCCGCGCCCGACAACGCGGTCGCCGAGATCGCGCACGCGGTCTCCCGGCTGGCCGCGCACGAGTGGCCGGTCCGGCTGACGCCGGGCGTGCGGGCGCTGCTGGACGGGCTCGCGGACGCCCTCGGCACGTCCATCGACCACGACCGGCTCGACGCGGAGGCCGCCCGGCTCGGCCGCGCCGGGCACCTGTTCGCCGGGACGATCCGCAACTCGGCGAACCCGACCCGGCTCGACGCCGGCTACAAGGTCAACGTCGTGCCGGGCACGGCGACCGCGCAGGTCGACGGCCGCTACCTGCCGGGCACGGGCGAGGAGTACCTCGCCACGATCGACCGGCTGCTCGGCCCGAAGGTGACCCGCGAGTTCATCAACTACGAGGAGGCCCCCGCCGCCGACCCGGCGGGCCCGACGTTCGCCGCGCTCGCGGGCGCGCTCCGCGCCGAGGACGCGCTCGCGCGACCCGTCCCGTACGTGATGGCCGGGGGGACCGACGCGAAGTCGTTCCACCGCATCGGCATCACGAGCTTCGGCTTCGCGCCGCTGCTGCTCGGCCCCGACCTCGACTACTTCGGGATGTTCCACGGCGTGGACGAGAGGGTCCCGCTGGACGGCCTCGCCTTCGGGACCCGCGTCCTGGACCGCTTCCTCGACACCCGCTGA
- a CDS encoding peptide ABC transporter substrate-binding protein: protein MNVAGLAAVALAASLGLSACGGDDAKASDGTFTVGHSEPDHLMPANTTGSYAFDVITELFDNLMDLTKDGKAVPLAAESVTSDDQKVWTIKVKAGQKFHNGEPVTAQSFADAWNNAAYGPNAMGANDYFSYIKGYEDLNPEDENAKPKADKLSGIEVVDQDTLKVTLNDPFSQFPLLLTYPAYAPMPKAGLKDPKAFDDHPIGNGPYMMDGNWERNKQVKLVAFPGYTGARKPKNKGVTWKSYSSADTAYTDLRAGRIDVLQTIPSAKVPEAKRLLGDRFLARKMSTTDYLGLPVFDKRFANPDLRKAISMAIDRQGVNKAVYNGSYFPADSLIPSIIPGHRANACGELCTYDPAKARQLFDKAGGFSGTLELYFSNAQPTYAQWMRIVANSLRDNLGIKDIQFRQVPASDYFSLLGDRKEKGPYRQNWEADYPSPQNYLENMWGSAGNRMGWKSTEFDDLIAKANKTSDQQQANALYNQAEDVAIREMPMIPLWTWAGEGGRSKRVDNVTITPFSTGLIATEVTVK, encoded by the coding sequence TTGAACGTCGCGGGTCTCGCGGCGGTGGCGCTGGCCGCGTCGCTCGGCCTTTCGGCCTGCGGCGGGGACGACGCCAAGGCGAGCGACGGCACGTTCACCGTGGGCCACTCCGAGCCGGACCACCTGATGCCCGCCAACACGACCGGCAGCTACGCCTTCGACGTGATCACCGAGCTGTTCGACAACCTGATGGACCTGACCAAGGACGGCAAGGCCGTCCCGCTGGCGGCCGAGTCGGTCACCTCCGACGACCAGAAGGTCTGGACGATCAAGGTCAAGGCCGGCCAGAAGTTCCACAACGGGGAGCCGGTGACGGCGCAGAGCTTCGCCGACGCGTGGAACAACGCCGCCTACGGGCCCAACGCGATGGGCGCCAACGACTACTTCTCGTACATCAAGGGGTACGAGGACCTGAACCCCGAGGACGAGAACGCCAAGCCGAAGGCCGACAAGCTCTCCGGGATCGAGGTCGTCGACCAGGACACGCTCAAGGTCACGCTGAACGACCCGTTCAGCCAGTTCCCGCTGCTGCTGACCTACCCGGCGTACGCGCCGATGCCCAAGGCCGGGCTCAAGGACCCCAAGGCGTTCGACGACCACCCGATCGGCAACGGCCCGTACATGATGGACGGGAACTGGGAGCGCAACAAGCAGGTCAAGCTCGTCGCGTTCCCCGGCTACACCGGGGCGCGCAAGCCGAAGAACAAGGGCGTGACCTGGAAGAGCTACTCCAGCGCGGACACCGCCTACACCGACCTGCGGGCGGGCCGGATCGACGTGCTGCAGACGATCCCGTCGGCCAAGGTCCCCGAGGCCAAGCGGCTCCTCGGCGACCGGTTCCTGGCCCGCAAGATGAGCACGACCGACTACCTCGGCCTCCCGGTGTTCGACAAGCGGTTCGCCAACCCCGACCTGCGCAAGGCCATCTCGATGGCCATCGACCGCCAGGGCGTCAACAAGGCGGTCTACAACGGCAGCTACTTCCCGGCCGACTCGCTGATCCCGTCGATCATTCCCGGGCACCGGGCCAACGCCTGCGGCGAGCTGTGCACCTACGACCCCGCCAAGGCCAGGCAGCTGTTCGACAAGGCCGGCGGGTTCTCCGGGACGCTGGAGCTGTACTTCTCCAACGCGCAGCCGACCTACGCCCAGTGGATGCGGATCGTCGCCAACTCCCTGCGCGACAACCTCGGCATCAAGGACATCCAGTTCCGGCAGGTGCCCGCGTCCGACTACTTCTCCCTGCTGGGCGACCGCAAGGAGAAGGGCCCCTACCGGCAGAACTGGGAGGCCGACTACCCGAGCCCGCAGAACTACCTGGAGAACATGTGGGGCTCGGCGGGCAACCGCATGGGCTGGAAGAGCACCGAGTTCGACGACCTCATCGCCAAGGCCAACAAGACGTCGGACCAGCAGCAGGCCAACGCGCTCTACAACCAGGCCGAGGACGTCGCCATCCGCGAGATGCCGATGATCCCGCTGTGGACGTGGGCGGGTGAGGGCGGCCGCTCCAAGCGGGTGGACAACGTCACGATCACCCCGTTCTCGACGGGCCTGATCGCCACCGAAGTGACGGTGAAGTAG
- a CDS encoding ABC transporter permease, whose protein sequence is MWRYVLRRLLQAIPVFIGTTLLIYAMVFALPGDPIQALAGDKPVPENVLAVLRDRYNLNDPLLVQYAKYMWGLFQGDLGENYTGQSVSEMLSGRWAVTAQLAVTAWVFELVLGVLLGIWAGLRRGRFADTLVLSGTTLVIAVPVFVLGYAAQLLFGLHWQIFPTAGTDDGWPMSYLLPGMVLGSLGLSYVARLTRTSLSENLRADYVRTANAKGLSRARVVGRHALRNSLIPVVTYLGVDFGNMMAGAVVTEGIFNLPGIGGQVFESIQLKEGPVVVGAVTLLVLIFLLVNLVVDLLYGVLDPRIRYE, encoded by the coding sequence ATGTGGCGCTACGTCCTCCGGCGGCTCCTGCAGGCGATCCCCGTCTTCATCGGCACCACGCTGCTCATCTACGCGATGGTGTTCGCGCTGCCGGGCGATCCGATCCAGGCGCTCGCCGGGGACAAGCCGGTCCCGGAGAACGTCCTGGCCGTCCTCCGGGACCGCTACAACCTGAACGACCCCCTGCTGGTGCAGTACGCGAAGTACATGTGGGGGCTCTTCCAGGGCGACCTCGGCGAGAACTACACCGGCCAGAGCGTGTCGGAGATGCTCAGCGGGCGCTGGGCGGTGACGGCGCAGCTCGCCGTCACCGCCTGGGTCTTCGAGCTGGTCCTCGGGGTCCTGCTCGGCATCTGGGCGGGGCTGCGCCGCGGCAGGTTCGCCGACACCCTCGTGCTGAGCGGGACCACGCTGGTGATCGCGGTGCCGGTGTTCGTGCTCGGCTACGCCGCGCAGCTCCTGTTCGGGCTGCACTGGCAGATCTTCCCCACGGCGGGGACGGACGACGGCTGGCCGATGTCCTACCTGCTGCCGGGGATGGTGCTCGGCTCCCTCGGCCTGTCGTACGTGGCGCGGCTGACCCGCACGAGCCTGTCGGAGAACCTGCGGGCCGACTACGTGCGGACGGCCAACGCCAAGGGGCTGTCGCGGGCCCGGGTGGTCGGCCGGCACGCCCTGCGCAACTCGCTGATCCCGGTGGTGACCTATCTCGGCGTCGACTTCGGCAACATGATGGCCGGCGCGGTCGTGACCGAGGGCATCTTCAACCTGCCGGGCATCGGGGGGCAGGTGTTCGAGTCGATCCAGCTGAAGGAGGGGCCCGTCGTGGTCGGCGCGGTCACCCTGCTCGTGCTGATCTTCCTGCTGGTCAACCTGGTCGTGGACCTGCTGTACGGGGTGCTCGACCCGCGGATCAGGTACGAGTGA
- a CDS encoding ABC transporter permease, translating into MTIKQPDAGPPGTEPEPAPGAGAPGTSAAAVAVAGGQIGRASLWDDAWHELRRRWVFWGSVAVLALVTVMAAVPRVFTAKGVNEGCDPNDAKLGPSGGHWFGTDLAGCDYYAHVVHGARPTLLIGVAVTLFALLIALLFGLLAGYYGGMVDALIARLTDIFFGLPFVLGATVILVAFPSHGVWAMTLVLVLLGWTTMIRIMRGQVISVRDADYVQAARLLGASDRRIMIRHILPNAIAPVIVVATLNVGHVIVGEATLDFLGVGLQYPEVSWGLQLNQAKDSFVDHPHLLIFPALFLSATVLSFLMLGDAVRDALDPKLR; encoded by the coding sequence ATGACCATCAAGCAGCCGGACGCGGGGCCGCCGGGCACCGAGCCGGAACCGGCGCCCGGCGCCGGGGCCCCGGGGACGAGCGCCGCCGCGGTCGCCGTCGCGGGCGGGCAGATCGGCCGGGCCTCGCTGTGGGACGACGCGTGGCACGAGCTGCGGCGCCGCTGGGTCTTCTGGGGTTCGGTGGCGGTCCTCGCGCTCGTGACGGTCATGGCGGCGGTGCCGCGGGTGTTCACCGCCAAGGGCGTCAACGAGGGCTGCGACCCCAACGACGCCAAGCTCGGGCCGTCCGGCGGCCACTGGTTCGGCACCGACCTCGCGGGCTGCGACTACTACGCGCACGTCGTGCACGGCGCCCGCCCGACGCTGCTGATCGGCGTCGCGGTCACCCTGTTCGCGCTGCTGATCGCGCTGCTGTTCGGGCTCCTCGCCGGATACTACGGCGGGATGGTCGACGCCCTGATCGCCCGGCTGACCGACATCTTCTTCGGGCTGCCGTTCGTGCTCGGCGCCACCGTGATCCTGGTCGCGTTCCCCTCGCACGGCGTGTGGGCGATGACGCTGGTGCTGGTCCTGCTCGGCTGGACCACGATGATCCGCATCATGCGGGGGCAGGTCATCTCCGTCCGGGACGCCGACTACGTGCAGGCGGCGCGGCTGCTCGGCGCGTCCGACCGGCGGATCATGATCCGGCACATCCTGCCGAACGCGATCGCCCCGGTGATCGTGGTGGCGACCCTCAACGTGGGCCACGTGATCGTGGGCGAGGCGACGCTGGACTTCCTCGGCGTCGGCCTGCAGTACCCGGAGGTCTCCTGGGGGCTCCAGCTCAACCAGGCGAAGGACTCCTTCGTCGACCACCCGCACCTGCTGATCTTCCCCGCGCTGTTCCTGTCGGCGACGGTGCTGAGCTTCCTGATGCTCGGCGACGCCGTCCGCGACGCCCTCGACCCCAAGCTGCGGTGA